In Leptospira harrisiae, one genomic interval encodes:
- a CDS encoding cation-translocating P-type ATPase, with translation MPSIPKQISEYILMGLTQEQVRKNRGKYGANEISSSKKKGILQMLFGVVTEPMILLLISISIVYLLLGDRGEALLLLFSVVGIITITFYQEKKTETAISALRSLASPRTNVIRDKQIIRIEGKDVVYNDLLILNEGDRVPADCELISDRMFSCDESLLTGESVPVSKSQSNLVYCGSLVVSGEGVCRVYAVGNQTEIGKIGRKIADEAVGRTLLEIEVARLVRNLFIVAASLCVILALYFGFVKNQWLHGLLSGLTLAIGLMPEELPLVLTIFFALGAFRLSTKNVLVRRSSIIETLGAATVLCSDKTGTITQNKMKIGIVVTQSETVTLNPSSILSEETKNLLRIAYCASKHPSFDPMDTAISDCLVSFHEREDSALLSVRDFPLTPDHLTMVRVLKEENVYQSFAKGSPEAIFDLCKFDSTELNFWTTKTNELAKEGYRVLGVAKSKFPGTEIPEERKQIEYLFSGLLAFLDPIREIVPLAVKTAYDSGIRVIMITGDYPETAKNIADQIGLKDSHLVYTGKALSSLNEEEIQSVIRTCNIFSRVSPEDKWRIVRMLKADGEIVAMTGDGVNDAPALRTANIGVAMGERGTDVAREAADIVLLDDSFSSILESVRIGRQIFDNLKKALGYLIGVHIPIVGITFFPIIFDWPIVVLSAIHIVFMEMVIDPTCTIVFERESQESDLMKRKPRETSEPLLDRELFINSLIQGAISLLSVVSSYWITELFLKGASSPKVVSTATFVTLVFSNLFLILANRSLHESMWSRMRIPNPIIRYVFAGTIGVLILSMYLPGLNAMFHFVPLNFVQFASAILVAFIGVLFYDMTKVLVSKLLRG, from the coding sequence ATGCCTTCGATTCCAAAACAAATATCAGAATACATTCTCATGGGACTTACCCAAGAACAGGTCAGAAAAAACCGCGGTAAATATGGAGCCAATGAAATCAGCTCTTCTAAAAAGAAAGGGATTTTACAGATGTTGTTCGGAGTGGTTACAGAACCAATGATTCTGCTTCTCATTTCCATAAGTATCGTTTATTTACTTTTGGGTGATCGGGGCGAAGCTCTTTTATTATTATTCTCTGTCGTTGGAATCATCACGATCACTTTTTACCAAGAGAAAAAAACAGAAACTGCAATTTCTGCATTACGTTCACTAGCTAGTCCTAGAACCAATGTCATCCGAGACAAACAAATCATTCGTATCGAAGGAAAGGATGTCGTATATAATGATTTGTTGATATTAAACGAGGGGGATCGGGTGCCAGCTGATTGCGAATTAATTTCTGACAGAATGTTCTCATGCGACGAGTCTTTGTTAACTGGTGAATCTGTCCCTGTATCTAAATCGCAGTCAAATTTAGTATATTGTGGTTCGTTAGTTGTTAGTGGAGAAGGAGTTTGTCGAGTCTATGCAGTTGGGAATCAGACAGAAATAGGAAAAATTGGACGCAAAATTGCAGATGAGGCTGTTGGTCGCACTTTGCTTGAAATAGAAGTTGCACGTCTAGTACGTAATTTATTCATTGTTGCTGCCTCTTTATGTGTCATACTCGCACTTTATTTTGGATTCGTAAAAAACCAGTGGTTACATGGTCTTCTTTCCGGATTAACACTAGCAATTGGTTTAATGCCAGAAGAACTGCCATTGGTACTGACCATTTTCTTTGCGTTAGGTGCTTTCCGTTTGAGTACTAAAAATGTTTTAGTTAGGCGTTCATCGATAATTGAAACTTTAGGAGCTGCTACTGTTTTATGTTCCGATAAAACCGGAACCATAACTCAAAACAAAATGAAAATTGGAATTGTTGTGACACAATCGGAAACAGTCACTTTGAATCCTTCATCAATTCTTTCGGAAGAAACTAAAAATTTACTTAGGATTGCATACTGTGCATCTAAACATCCAAGTTTTGATCCGATGGATACTGCGATTTCGGATTGTTTGGTTTCCTTTCATGAAAGAGAAGATTCTGCTTTATTGTCAGTTCGTGATTTTCCTTTGACGCCAGATCATTTAACAATGGTAAGAGTATTAAAAGAAGAGAATGTGTATCAAAGTTTTGCAAAAGGTTCTCCCGAAGCAATATTTGATTTATGTAAATTTGATTCTACTGAATTGAATTTTTGGACAACAAAAACCAATGAGTTGGCAAAGGAAGGTTACCGTGTTCTTGGTGTTGCAAAATCTAAATTTCCTGGAACAGAAATTCCAGAAGAAAGAAAACAAATTGAATATTTGTTTTCTGGACTTCTCGCTTTTTTAGATCCCATTCGCGAAATTGTTCCCTTGGCCGTCAAAACTGCATACGACTCGGGAATTCGTGTCATTATGATTACTGGAGATTATCCGGAAACAGCTAAAAATATAGCAGATCAAATTGGTTTAAAAGATTCTCATTTAGTTTATACGGGAAAGGCATTGTCAAGTTTGAACGAGGAAGAGATACAATCTGTCATCCGGACTTGTAATATTTTTTCAAGAGTGAGCCCCGAAGACAAATGGCGAATCGTACGGATGTTAAAAGCAGATGGTGAGATTGTTGCAATGACAGGAGATGGAGTAAATGATGCCCCAGCTTTACGGACTGCCAATATTGGCGTTGCGATGGGTGAAAGGGGAACAGATGTTGCTCGTGAGGCTGCCGACATTGTTTTGTTAGATGATTCATTTTCTTCAATTTTGGAATCTGTTCGAATCGGAAGGCAAATATTTGATAACTTAAAAAAAGCCTTGGGTTATTTAATTGGTGTACATATTCCAATTGTTGGAATTACCTTTTTCCCTATAATTTTTGATTGGCCAATCGTAGTATTGTCAGCCATTCATATTGTTTTTATGGAAATGGTAATTGACCCCACCTGCACCATTGTATTTGAAAGGGAATCACAAGAATCTGATTTGATGAAAAGAAAACCTCGGGAAACTTCGGAACCACTTTTAGATCGGGAGCTATTTATTAATTCTTTGATTCAAGGTGCCATTTCTTTATTATCAGTAGTGTCTTCTTATTGGATTACTGAGTTATTTTTGAAAGGAGCCTCTTCCCCGAAAGTTGTCAGTACTGCTACATTTGTTACATTAGTATTTTCGAATTTATTTTTAATCCTGGCCAACAGGTCTCTTCATGAGTCGATGTGGAGTAGGATGCGGATTCCCAATCCAATCATTCGTTATGTTTTTGCTGGGACGATCGGTGTGCTTATTTTGTCTATGTATTTGCCCGGTTTGAATGCAATGTTCCATTTTGTTCCGCTTAATTTTGTTCAGTTCGCATCAGCGATACTTGTTGCATTTATCGGAGTATTGTTTTATGATATGACAAAAGTTTTGGTTTCAAAATTACTTCGTGGCTGA
- a CDS encoding hybrid sensor histidine kinase/response regulator encodes MDIQKKLNVLIVEDSLASYKAIVSVLQNFGFSIFSERAEWKSEFEQRINDETWDIVISDFYLPDFDGRYVITRVKEVNPDLPVILVTEFLPEEAASEFLNLGAAEFLPKSSIIKLPFVVNRELEAYRLKQSQKKAWDMLVHGEEILTRSQKISHLGHFEVIFPEKNTLWSLELYRILGFDFAEIPLMEKVWALLDEKEQNHIKVVWTELLRDNHSKEMIVTLNTKTGKKKVNLWLEAEKFDDYRYRIFGTIHDISDLSELEHSIQLNEQLFKGIFNNSSQAIFLLDLQGHVIRMNRNAVISFEREETDIQGLELIRSIFSNSDEESKKKLTYGMKLALKNQSFEVFVSYILLDGREKYFDCDFYSLTDPSGKILYIVLEAKDITEKIVLERAYAQSQKLEALGTFAGGIAHDFNNLLTPMLAYVSFLNSEWSKTETNEVIQKSLPAIEGISKSLDRAKNLIQQILTYSKIDNSISKQLDLRENLLQVLKEVRTVSSNQITLFTDLGNEPAYVNADPIQIFQILSNLYENSVFALQDVTNPKITITLSKVLYEKSELLHIGFMKNTEYWKVGFADNGEGIPSEIIEKIFDPFFTTKGGKGTGLGLPIIYGIMVKMGGMILVNSRVGKGTEFDLYFPAWKAML; translated from the coding sequence ATGGACATCCAAAAGAAACTCAATGTATTGATTGTAGAAGATTCTCTTGCCTCTTATAAAGCGATTGTATCAGTTCTACAAAACTTTGGGTTTTCTATATTTTCCGAAAGAGCGGAGTGGAAGTCGGAATTTGAACAAAGAATCAATGATGAAACTTGGGATATTGTAATTTCCGATTTTTATCTACCTGATTTTGACGGCCGTTACGTCATCACAAGAGTCAAAGAAGTCAATCCGGATTTACCTGTAATTCTTGTTACTGAATTTTTACCTGAAGAAGCCGCATCTGAATTTCTTAATTTAGGAGCAGCGGAATTTTTGCCAAAATCATCAATCATCAAACTTCCGTTTGTTGTTAATCGTGAGTTGGAAGCTTACCGTCTCAAACAATCGCAGAAAAAAGCATGGGATATGTTGGTTCACGGTGAAGAAATTTTAACACGTTCGCAAAAGATTTCTCACTTGGGACACTTCGAAGTTATTTTTCCGGAAAAAAATACATTATGGTCTTTGGAATTATACCGGATTTTGGGTTTTGATTTTGCTGAAATTCCACTAATGGAAAAGGTATGGGCGCTACTAGATGAAAAGGAACAAAACCATATTAAAGTAGTTTGGACCGAATTACTGAGAGACAATCATTCCAAGGAAATGATTGTCACCTTAAATACTAAAACTGGTAAAAAGAAGGTTAACCTTTGGTTGGAAGCCGAAAAATTTGACGACTATCGATATAGAATTTTTGGAACCATACATGACATTTCCGATTTATCTGAATTAGAACATTCGATCCAACTCAACGAACAATTGTTTAAGGGTATTTTTAATAATTCTTCGCAGGCGATTTTTCTTTTGGATTTACAAGGTCATGTGATTCGTATGAACCGAAATGCTGTAATCTCATTTGAAAGAGAAGAGACCGATATCCAAGGTTTGGAATTGATACGATCCATTTTTTCTAATTCTGATGAAGAATCTAAAAAGAAATTAACTTATGGAATGAAACTTGCTTTAAAAAATCAAAGTTTTGAGGTATTTGTCAGTTATATTCTGTTAGATGGGAGAGAAAAATACTTTGATTGCGATTTCTATTCTTTAACGGACCCATCTGGAAAAATTTTATACATTGTTTTAGAAGCAAAAGACATTACAGAAAAAATTGTTCTCGAACGTGCTTATGCACAATCACAAAAATTGGAAGCACTCGGAACTTTTGCTGGTGGAATTGCTCACGATTTTAATAATTTACTCACACCTATGTTAGCATATGTTTCATTTTTAAATTCAGAATGGTCTAAAACAGAAACAAATGAAGTTATCCAAAAATCTTTACCTGCAATAGAAGGAATTTCTAAATCATTAGACAGAGCTAAAAATTTAATCCAACAAATTCTTACTTATTCTAAAATTGATAATTCAATTTCAAAACAATTAGATCTTAGAGAAAATCTTTTACAAGTTTTGAAAGAGGTTCGGACCGTTTCATCAAATCAAATCACTTTATTTACTGATTTAGGAAACGAACCAGCCTATGTAAATGCAGATCCAATTCAAATTTTTCAAATCCTTTCTAATTTATATGAAAATTCTGTATTTGCATTGCAAGATGTGACCAATCCTAAAATAACAATTACTCTTTCAAAAGTTTTATATGAAAAATCGGAATTACTTCACATTGGTTTTATGAAAAATACGGAGTATTGGAAGGTGGGTTTTGCTGACAATGGGGAAGGAATTCCTTCTGAAATTATCGAAAAGATTTTTGATCCATTTTTTACTACCAAAGGTGGAAAAGGAACAGGATTAGGTTTGCCAATAATTTACGGAATTATGGTCAAGATGGGTGGGATGATCCTTGTTAATTCTAGAGTAGGCAAAGGAACAGAATTCGATTTATATTTCCCTGCATGGAAGGCTATGCTTTAA
- a CDS encoding C69 family dipeptidase: protein MCDTSLATEKFTKTQKRIFAKNSDREPNEAQSILHVPRLEHKKGSKLRTTYIEIPQTPVTYEVFLSKPFHMWGAEMGVNEFGLCIGNEAVFTNLKIPKKNDGLTGMDLIRLSLERCKSAKDGLFLITEFLETYGQDACGGYENKSFFYHNSFIIADRNDGYVLETADRYWVAKKIDSFYAISNGLTIGSDFEYSSPNLIEKLKKKPNKEFSFKDHFSDHFYSYMSRCKDRRLLHKETAGNFALDFASYTTKQAMDTLKTHSVDTDEFEPSSSSMKSLCLHATGPTTPNQTNGSLIVEWDTSETNQDPLRVFYTGTSTPCLSLFKPFYFGTKNFIGSSSLSSNEAYSETLWWLHESIARKSNFDYQAVRSILVPAIIGLQESILNISKEYLSPQKKEEVQWRFLKDHVNILKKIDEELIRSKIGTSRWQNPLYQIYWSGQNKKLGIPFRQQ from the coding sequence ATGTGCGATACATCTCTTGCCACTGAAAAATTTACAAAAACACAAAAAAGAATATTTGCCAAAAACTCAGACCGAGAACCAAACGAAGCGCAATCCATACTCCACGTTCCCCGTTTAGAGCACAAAAAAGGTTCCAAATTACGCACGACTTATATTGAAATTCCACAAACCCCCGTTACTTATGAAGTTTTTTTAAGTAAACCATTTCATATGTGGGGTGCAGAGATGGGCGTAAATGAATTTGGACTTTGTATTGGTAATGAAGCAGTATTTACTAATTTAAAAATTCCTAAAAAGAATGATGGTTTAACAGGAATGGACTTAATCCGATTGTCACTGGAAAGATGTAAATCTGCCAAAGATGGATTATTCCTAATTACTGAATTCTTGGAAACCTACGGACAAGACGCATGCGGCGGGTATGAAAATAAATCCTTCTTTTACCATAATAGCTTTATCATTGCAGATAGAAATGATGGATACGTTTTAGAAACAGCAGATCGTTATTGGGTGGCTAAAAAAATTGATTCGTTTTATGCCATTTCCAATGGATTAACAATTGGCTCTGATTTCGAATATTCATCACCTAACTTAATAGAGAAACTTAAAAAAAAGCCAAATAAAGAATTCTCTTTTAAAGATCATTTTAGCGATCATTTTTATAGCTATATGAGTCGTTGTAAAGACAGAAGACTTTTACACAAAGAAACTGCTGGAAACTTTGCATTAGATTTCGCAAGTTATACAACTAAACAAGCAATGGATACTTTAAAAACTCATTCTGTTGACACAGATGAATTTGAACCATCTTCCTCTTCCATGAAATCACTTTGTTTGCACGCAACAGGTCCCACAACACCAAACCAAACCAATGGCAGTTTGATCGTTGAATGGGATACCTCCGAAACCAACCAAGACCCACTCAGAGTATTTTATACTGGCACGTCCACGCCTTGTTTGAGTTTATTTAAGCCATTTTATTTTGGAACAAAAAACTTCATTGGTTCGTCAAGTTTATCTTCAAATGAAGCATATTCAGAAACCTTATGGTGGTTACATGAATCAATAGCAAGAAAATCAAATTTTGATTACCAAGCAGTCAGATCTATTTTAGTTCCTGCGATTATCGGATTACAGGAATCAATTTTAAATATTTCGAAAGAGTATCTTTCTCCCCAGAAAAAAGAAGAAGTTCAATGGCGATTCTTAAAAGATCATGTAAATATTTTGAAAAAAATTGATGAGGAACTCATCCGTTCCAAAATAGGAACAAGTCGATGGCAAAACCCACTTTACCAAATCTATTGGTCTGGACAAAATAAAAAATTAGGGATACCTTTCCGTCAACAATAG
- a CDS encoding NAD(P)-binding domain-containing protein, with translation MWPSAYFRWLTKSAPMGTVEVYPELSDSFETNLPNVFIIGDLTGVPLLKLAAESGVLVWKYIRGSNEDCLDAVIIGSGPAGISCAYEAKRLGKKFALLEANIPFQTIQSYPKQKPIFAEPKDLKSHSKIEITDSTKEELLEYLNVLIKNNPIQIQTGKRVVSIQAAGKLYQVKTETGESYLTSSVVIAIGKSGDPKRLGVKGESNPSVFYRVFDPYDTHDKSVVIVGGGDSAVEAAIASSRYAKEVRLIHRGKDFRRPKQKNIEELDRLVRENKIKLQLESEVTEISEQNVFVKTPEASVKLKADVVYVLIGNTPPIHFLKKIGIKIQNQKSITDWIGFSSLFSFAGAAYLGKASFYGPGWFSPLATIFASISFLTLSLFVYFKWNRNQWKINSWVFLRNTYLMFVFFYFLFVYLAATYFGYTLFGKYPSFHYTMLYSLTILFFGIRRILVRKTNYIFYQTLSLIFVQVFFLFLLPELILPALGDLGYLGTPEGFVRSEVFPNDAYWKAYGFILAWPLSMGVLYDGGITNFWLGYGFLFSFGFIPLLVYHYGKGAYCGWICSCGGLAETLGDEHRQKMPHGKWAYRLEHSGQYILFLAFMLTLLKLIGVYGKSKNPSLELSEIIADSVKWIYDIVVDIGLAGVVGVGFYFLFSGRIWCRMFCPLASLMHIYARFSEFRIFADKKKCISCNVCTKNCHQGIDVMGYASRGIPMDSVQCVRCSACVSLCPTDVLEFGKLTSRGIIYDSIQAKTRK, from the coding sequence ATGTGGCCATCTGCTTATTTTCGTTGGTTAACCAAATCTGCCCCAATGGGTACTGTTGAAGTATATCCAGAACTCTCTGATTCATTTGAAACAAATCTCCCTAATGTTTTTATAATCGGTGATTTAACAGGTGTTCCTCTTTTGAAGCTGGCAGCTGAAAGTGGTGTTTTGGTCTGGAAATACATTCGTGGGTCGAATGAAGATTGTTTGGATGCAGTCATTATTGGATCAGGGCCTGCTGGTATATCCTGTGCGTATGAAGCTAAACGTTTAGGGAAAAAGTTTGCACTTCTAGAAGCAAATATACCATTTCAAACCATTCAGAGTTATCCAAAACAAAAACCGATATTTGCTGAGCCAAAGGATCTAAAGTCCCATTCTAAAATTGAAATTACAGATTCGACAAAAGAGGAATTATTAGAATATCTAAATGTTCTAATAAAAAACAATCCAATTCAAATACAAACTGGGAAACGAGTTGTTTCCATTCAAGCAGCGGGAAAGTTATATCAAGTAAAAACGGAAACTGGCGAATCGTATCTCACAAGTTCAGTGGTGATAGCAATTGGAAAATCGGGTGATCCCAAACGTTTAGGTGTGAAGGGAGAATCTAACCCATCTGTTTTTTATCGAGTTTTTGATCCATACGACACACATGACAAATCAGTCGTTATCGTAGGTGGTGGCGATAGCGCGGTAGAAGCAGCAATTGCAAGTTCTCGTTATGCGAAAGAGGTTAGATTAATTCACCGAGGAAAGGATTTTCGAAGACCAAAACAAAAAAATATAGAAGAATTGGATAGGTTGGTCCGCGAAAATAAAATCAAACTGCAACTTGAGTCAGAAGTCACAGAAATTTCTGAACAAAATGTATTTGTGAAAACTCCTGAAGCATCGGTTAAACTCAAAGCAGATGTGGTTTATGTTTTGATTGGAAATACTCCCCCCATTCATTTTTTAAAAAAAATTGGTATTAAAATTCAAAATCAAAAATCGATAACGGATTGGATTGGATTTAGTTCTCTTTTTTCCTTTGCAGGTGCAGCTTATTTGGGGAAAGCCTCTTTTTATGGACCTGGCTGGTTTTCACCTTTGGCCACAATCTTTGCGAGCATTTCATTTCTAACTTTATCTTTGTTTGTTTATTTTAAATGGAATCGGAACCAATGGAAAATCAATTCTTGGGTTTTCCTAAGAAACACCTATCTTATGTTTGTCTTTTTCTATTTTCTATTTGTTTACCTTGCAGCAACATATTTCGGATATACTCTTTTTGGCAAATATCCTTCTTTCCACTATACTATGTTATACTCTCTTACCATATTATTTTTTGGAATAAGAAGAATATTAGTTCGAAAAACAAATTATATTTTTTACCAGACTTTAAGTTTGATTTTTGTTCAAGTTTTCTTTTTGTTTTTATTGCCTGAGTTAATCCTTCCCGCATTAGGTGACTTGGGTTATTTGGGAACACCTGAAGGTTTCGTTCGATCAGAAGTATTTCCAAATGATGCTTATTGGAAGGCCTATGGATTTATTTTGGCATGGCCTTTAAGTATGGGTGTATTATATGATGGAGGAATCACCAATTTTTGGTTAGGTTACGGTTTTTTGTTTAGTTTTGGGTTCATCCCACTTTTGGTTTATCATTACGGTAAGGGTGCTTATTGTGGTTGGATTTGTTCGTGTGGTGGGCTTGCTGAAACTTTGGGAGATGAACATAGGCAGAAAATGCCTCATGGAAAATGGGCGTATCGATTAGAACATTCAGGTCAGTATATTTTATTTTTGGCTTTTATGTTAACATTATTAAAGTTAATTGGCGTTTATGGAAAAAGTAAAAATCCAAGTTTAGAATTAAGCGAAATTATTGCTGATTCAGTTAAATGGATTTATGATATCGTAGTAGATATTGGGCTTGCTGGAGTTGTAGGAGTTGGATTTTATTTTCTTTTTTCTGGAAGAATATGGTGTCGAATGTTTTGCCCTCTCGCTTCTTTGATGCATATTTATGCTCGGTTTAGTGAATTTAGAATTTTTGCAGATAAAAAGAAATGTATTTCTTGTAATGTTTGTACGAAAAATTGTCATCAAGGGATTGATGTGATGGGTTATGCAAGTCGAGGGATTCCTATGGATAGCGTACAATGTGTCCGTTGTTCTGCTTGTGTTTCTCTTTGTCCGACAGATGTATTGGAATTTGGAAAGTTGACCTCTCGTGGAATTATTTATGATTCCATTCAGGCAAAAACTAGGAAATAA
- a CDS encoding glycerate kinase type-2 family protein: MIPFRQKLGNKSLSNLRKDIEELFLEGVRVATPEYLSIEFWKNQKDLCEELSNPRKKNYIFALGKAAYSMALSFQRSFTVDRGFILTKYNHLPKDISAKGQMGVWKCREASHPVPDRNSVLFSKEVMNDLLQLGENDQLIVLLSGGGSSLFEIPENGFDLNDVIDLNQNLLKRGLNIQEINAERKKYSAVKAGKLLKKLYPGLKVYTFAISDVLGDDPNVIASAPSYPGSEYYIMGNLASSLKAIENMAKSFGYEVKTISDSWELSSEATAEQIIEYMLACDENPNKQTILIGGELVCPVQGLGLGGRNQEAALRVAILSESIALNRDWLFLSCGTDGTDGPTDAAGGIVGPGCIRKMKEKGWDPIKELNHSNSYPILKDVDALLFTGATGTNVNDVLILLLTERYP, encoded by the coding sequence ATGATTCCATTCAGGCAAAAACTAGGAAATAAATCTCTGAGTAATTTAAGAAAAGATATTGAAGAACTTTTTTTAGAAGGAGTCAGGGTGGCAACACCAGAATATCTTTCAATTGAGTTCTGGAAAAACCAGAAAGATCTATGTGAAGAGCTCTCAAATCCAAGGAAAAAAAATTATATTTTTGCATTAGGCAAAGCTGCTTATTCCATGGCTCTCTCTTTTCAAAGATCTTTTACTGTTGATAGAGGTTTTATTCTCACTAAGTACAACCATCTTCCTAAAGATATTTCGGCGAAGGGACAAATGGGTGTATGGAAATGTCGTGAGGCATCTCATCCTGTACCTGACAGAAATTCTGTATTATTTTCAAAGGAAGTGATGAATGATTTGTTGCAGTTAGGTGAAAATGACCAATTAATTGTTTTGTTATCTGGAGGTGGGTCTAGTCTTTTTGAAATTCCAGAAAACGGATTTGATTTGAATGATGTGATTGATCTGAACCAGAATTTGTTAAAAAGAGGACTAAATATCCAAGAAATCAATGCAGAAAGAAAGAAATATTCTGCAGTAAAAGCGGGTAAACTCTTAAAAAAACTTTATCCAGGTTTGAAAGTTTATACGTTTGCAATTTCAGATGTGTTAGGTGATGATCCTAATGTGATTGCCTCTGCACCTAGTTATCCTGGCAGCGAATATTACATTATGGGTAATTTAGCATCGTCTCTAAAGGCAATAGAAAATATGGCTAAAAGTTTTGGGTATGAAGTAAAAACCATTTCGGATTCATGGGAATTATCAAGTGAGGCCACGGCAGAACAGATCATTGAATACATGTTAGCTTGCGATGAGAATCCTAATAAACAGACCATTTTAATAGGTGGAGAACTAGTTTGTCCAGTCCAAGGATTGGGACTAGGAGGCAGAAATCAGGAAGCAGCACTTCGTGTGGCGATTCTTTCAGAATCAATAGCACTAAATCGGGATTGGTTATTTCTTTCCTGTGGTACGGATGGAACTGATGGTCCGACAGATGCTGCTGGTGGTATTGTTGGTCCAGGATGCATTAGAAAAATGAAAGAAAAAGGTTGGGATCCGATAAAAGAACTAAATCATTCCAATTCATATCCCATACTAAAAGATGTGGATGCGCTATTATTTACAGGTGCCACTGGCACCAATGTAAATGATGTTTTAATACTATTGTTGACGGAAAGGTATCCCTAA
- a CDS encoding patatin-like phospholipase family protein: MIELFFPKKYSALCLKSAFFGFFAHTGFVRGLQEIGFKPSVVTGSSSGAMIGALYATGREMVDFESLVLGLRKKDFWEGNSLSMLGRLLRKGLNGYSGVLTGKATREILYPYLGNKKFSDLPIKLGIAVSNLSKNKRELITEGNVLDAVMGSIAFPFLYEVQEFQGQEFLDGGIGDGEPIKELILDPSIDRIVIHQINNHRPVSRNTMKRALDASVQIIESETEDLKSLLAKEKGKKLIRLETNTPYLSPNDFSKGKFALAEGRGTAYRHRAEILGDLELPIFGFLNQ, translated from the coding sequence ATGATAGAACTCTTCTTTCCTAAAAAGTATTCTGCACTTTGTTTGAAATCCGCTTTTTTTGGATTTTTTGCCCATACTGGATTTGTGCGTGGTTTGCAAGAAATAGGTTTCAAACCCTCAGTTGTGACAGGCTCCAGTTCCGGTGCGATGATAGGCGCACTTTATGCGACTGGGCGTGAAATGGTCGATTTTGAATCGTTAGTTTTAGGACTTAGAAAAAAGGATTTTTGGGAAGGAAATTCTTTGTCAATGTTAGGTCGATTGTTACGAAAGGGACTCAACGGATACAGTGGGGTATTAACGGGCAAAGCCACGCGTGAAATTTTATATCCTTATTTAGGTAACAAAAAGTTTTCCGATCTTCCTATCAAGTTAGGAATTGCAGTTTCAAATCTTTCAAAAAATAAAAGAGAACTGATTACGGAAGGAAATGTTTTGGATGCAGTGATGGGATCCATTGCCTTTCCTTTTTTATATGAAGTACAGGAATTTCAGGGCCAAGAATTTTTAGATGGTGGGATCGGCGATGGAGAACCAATTAAGGAACTCATTTTGGATCCAAGTATTGACCGAATTGTAATTCACCAAATTAATAACCATCGGCCAGTTAGTCGTAATACCATGAAACGAGCATTAGATGCTTCGGTTCAAATCATCGAATCGGAAACTGAAGATTTAAAATCTTTATTAGCAAAAGAAAAAGGAAAAAAGCTCATACGATTGGAAACAAACACACCCTATCTTTCACCAAATGATTTTTCTAAAGGAAAGTTTGCACTTGCTGAAGGCCGGGGAACTGCATACAGACATAGGGCTGAGATTTTAGGTGATTTGGAATTGCCAATTTTTGGTTTTTTAAATCAGTAA